Within Phenylobacterium soli, the genomic segment GCCCTGGCCCAATCCGGCGCCGCCGATCTCGCGCCAGGAGCGGGAGAGCCGGCTCGCCAAGGCGCAGGGGCTGATGGCGGGCATTGGCGCCGACGCCCTGATCATCGGAGCCGGCGCCTCGCTGCGCTACTTCACGGGCGTCGCCTGGGGCGCGACCGAGCGGCTGGTGGCGATGGTGCTGCCGCGCTCGGGGGAGCCGGTGATGATCTGCCCGCGGTTCGAGCTCGGCTCGCTGCAGGCGTCCCTGCAGATCGAGGCCGGCGTCGCGCTGTGGGAAGAGCACGAGAGCCCATACGCGCTGGCGGCGGAAACCTTGGCCGGACTGGGCGCGAAGAGCCTGGCGATCGATCCGGCCCTGCCCTTCTTCGCTTACGACGGCCTGCGGGTGGCCGCGCCCGGGCTGATGCTGGTGAACGGCGCCGCGGTGGTCGACGGCTGCCGGATGATCAAGTCGCCGGCCGAGCTCGCCCTGATGAGCCAGGCCAAGGCGATGACGCTGGAGGTCCACCGGCGGGCCGCGCGGATCCTGCGCGAGGGCGTCACCACCGGCGAGGTGCGCCGCTTCATCGACCAGGCGCACCGGGCGCTGGGCGCGGACAATGGCTCATCCTTCTGCGCGGTGCAGTTCGGCCTCGCCAGCGCCTATCCGCACGGCCTGCCTGGCGAGCAGACGCTGGCCAAGGGCGAGGTGGTGCTGATCGACACCGGCTGCCAGGTGCAGGGCTACAACTCCGACATCACGCGGACCTATGTCTTCGGCGAGCCGAGCGCGGAGCTGCGCCGTGTCTGGGATGTCGAGAAGCGGGCCCAGGCGGCGGCCTTCGCGGCGGTGAAGCCAGGCGTGCCGTGCGAGGCGATCGACGCGGTGGCGCGCGGCGTGCTGGCCGAGGCCGGCTTCGGGCCGGACTACGAGCTGCCCGGCCTGCCGCACCGCACCGGCCACGGCATCGGCCTGTCGATCCACGAAGCGCCCTATCTGGTCCGCGGCGACCGCACGCCGCTGCAGCCCGGCATGTGCTTCTCGAACGAGCCGATGATCGTCATCCCTGACGCCTTCGGCGTGCGGCTGGAAGACCACTTCCACGTGACCGAGACCGGCGCGGCCTGGTTCACCGAACCGCAGCCCGACCTGGAAGAGCCGTTCGCGCCCCGAAACTGAGCCCGTTTCAGACCCGGCCGGTGACCGGCACGAGGGCGCCGGTGACCGCCTTCCCCGCCTCGGAGGCCAGGAAGAGCATCACCGCGGCGAGGTCGGCCGGCGCGACCCAGGCCGAGACGTCCGCCTTGGGCATGTCGGCGCGGTTGGTCGGCGTGTCGAGGATCGAGGGCAGGACCGCGTTGACCGTCACGCCGTCGGACTTCAGCTCCTCGGCCAGGGACTGGGTGAGCGCGTGGACGCCGGCCTTGGACGCCGCATAGGGGCCCATGCCGGCGGCGGCCTTCAGCGCCGCGTTGGCGCCGACGTTGACGATGCGGCCGGAGGCGCTGCGCTTCAGGTGCGGGATGGCGGCGCGGGCGGCGTTGGCCGCGGTCAGGACGTTCATCCGGTAGAGCGCGGGCCAGCTCTCGTAGGACCCTCCCTCCAGCGTCTCCCACCGGAAGCCGCCGGCGATGTTGAAGAGGGCGTCGAGGCCGCCGAAGCGGTCGGCGATGGCGTCCATCGCCGCGCCCGCCGAGACCGCGTCGGTGAGGTCGACGCCGGCCAACACCAGGGCGTCCTTGGGCAGGCCGTCCGGCGCCTTTGGCGCGAAGTCGATGAGGGCGAGGCGCGCGCCCTCGGCGGCGGCGGCTTCGGCGACGGCTCGGCCGAGCGCGCCGAAGGCTCCGGTGATGGCGTAGATGCGACCGGCCATGGATGTCCCTCCGTTCGCCGCCAGCTATGCCCAAGTCAGCGGCAACGAAAAAGGGGTCGCGCGGTGCGACCCCTCATCCGTCAGCTTGGCCGACACCTTCTCCCGCGAGGGGAGAAGGAGACTTACAGCGCTTCGACGATGGTCACGTTGGCGAGACCGCCGCCTTCGCACATGGTCTGCAGGCCGTAGCGCTTGCCGCGCTTCTTGAGCGCGTAGAGCAGGGTCGACATCAGCTTGGTGCCGGAGGCGCCGAGCGGGTGGCCAAGGGCGATCGCGCCGCCGTTGACGTTGATGCGGGCCGGGTCGGCGTTCAGGTGCTGGGCGAAGGCGACCGGCACCGAGGCGAAGGCCTCGTTGACCTCGAAGAGGTCGATGTCGTCGATCTTCATGCCGGCCTTCTGCAGGGCGCGGGCGGTGGCCGGGATCGGGGCTTCCAGCATGATCACCGGGTCATGGCCCATCACCGACATGTGGTGGACGCGGGCCAGCGGCGTCAGGTTGAACTCCTTCAGCGCCTTCTCCGACACGACCATCACGCCCGAGGCGCCGTCGCAGATCTGGCTGGAGGTGGCGGCGGTGATGCGGCCGCCTTCGCGCAGCAGCTTCACGCCCTTCATGCCCTCGAGCGAGACGTCGAAGCGGATGCCCTCGTCCACGTCGTGGCGGACGGTGTTACCCTCGGCGTCCTTGCCGTCGACGGCGACGATCTCGTCCTTGAAGGCGCCGGCCTGGGTGGCCGCGATGCCGCGCTGGTGCGAGGTGTAGCCGAACTCGTCGAGCTGGTCCTTGGTCAGGCCGTACTTCTCGGCGACCATCTCGGCGCCCATGAACTGGCTGAACTGGATGCCCGGATAGCGCTCTTCCTGGCGCGGGCTCTTCGGAACGCCGAAGCCTTCCTTGGCCGGCAGCACGACGGCGAGGCCCATCGGCACGCGGGTCATGCTCTCGACGCCCGAGGCGATGACCACGTCCATGGTGCCGCTCATCACGGCCTGGGCCGCGAACTGCAGCGCCTGCTGCGAGGAGCCGCACTGGCGGTCGACCGAGGTGGCCGGCACCGATTCCGGCAGCTTCGACGCGAGGACCGCGTTGCGGGCGATGTTGGTGGACTGCTCGCCCACCTGGCCCACGCAGCCCATGATCACGTCCTCGATCCGGCTCGGATCCATGCCGGTGCGGTCCACGAGGTCGTTGAGGACCACCGCGGCCAGGTCGGCCGGGTGCCATTCACGAAGACGTCCACCCTTGCGACCGCCGGCGGTGCGGGCGGCGGCGACGATATAGGCCTCGGCCATATCCATACTCCCTTGAGTTCGTCAGAGCGCGGTCAGCGCGTCGGCGCCCCTCTTAGGAAAGGCGCCGTTGGGGAAGACAACGGCTCACCCAAACACCTGTTTTAGGATGCGTTCGAGCCATTCGGCGTCGGTGGCGTCGAACGCCGCCGGAGCCTCGGAGTCCACATCGAAGACGGCGATCAGTGCGCCGGTCGCATCGCGCACCGGCACGACGACCTCGCTGGCCGAACGGCTGTCGCAGGCGATGTGGCCGGGGAAGGCATGTACGTCCTCGACGAGTTGGGTGCGGCCCGTCTCGGCGGCGGTCCCGCAGACGCCGCGGCCGAAGGCGATGCGCAGGCAGCCGAGGGTGCCCTGGTAGGGGCCGACCACCAGCTCGCGCGGCTTGTCCGGATCGACCACATAGAACCCGGTCCAAAAATAGTGGTCGAAGGTGGCGGCCAGCATGGAGCACACGGTCGCCATGCGCGCCGTGCGATTGGGCTCGCCCTCCAGCACGGAGGCGATCTCCTCGGCCACCGCGGCGTAGCGCTCGCCCTTGGAGCCGGTCAGGGTCAGGTCGTTGAAGGCTTCGGCCATGGGACCGATGTAGTGCCGCGAGGGCCGAAGGTCACGCGTCCGCGCGGCACCTCAGGCGGAGGAGTCGAACTCGCCGG encodes:
- a CDS encoding M24 family metallopeptidase, with product MARGIGGSTAQAELAELRPWPNPAPPISRQERESRLAKAQGLMAGIGADALIIGAGASLRYFTGVAWGATERLVAMVLPRSGEPVMICPRFELGSLQASLQIEAGVALWEEHESPYALAAETLAGLGAKSLAIDPALPFFAYDGLRVAAPGLMLVNGAAVVDGCRMIKSPAELALMSQAKAMTLEVHRRAARILREGVTTGEVRRFIDQAHRALGADNGSSFCAVQFGLASAYPHGLPGEQTLAKGEVVLIDTGCQVQGYNSDITRTYVFGEPSAELRRVWDVEKRAQAAAFAAVKPGVPCEAIDAVARGVLAEAGFGPDYELPGLPHRTGHGIGLSIHEAPYLVRGDRTPLQPGMCFSNEPMIVIPDAFGVRLEDHFHVTETGAAWFTEPQPDLEEPFAPRN
- a CDS encoding SDR family NAD(P)-dependent oxidoreductase, translated to MAGRIYAITGAFGALGRAVAEAAAAEGARLALIDFAPKAPDGLPKDALVLAGVDLTDAVSAGAAMDAIADRFGGLDALFNIAGGFRWETLEGGSYESWPALYRMNVLTAANAARAAIPHLKRSASGRIVNVGANAALKAAAGMGPYAASKAGVHALTQSLAEELKSDGVTVNAVLPSILDTPTNRADMPKADVSAWVAPADLAAVMLFLASEAGKAVTGALVPVTGRV
- a CDS encoding acetyl-CoA C-acetyltransferase, which translates into the protein MAEAYIVAAARTAGGRKGGRLREWHPADLAAVVLNDLVDRTGMDPSRIEDVIMGCVGQVGEQSTNIARNAVLASKLPESVPATSVDRQCGSSQQALQFAAQAVMSGTMDVVIASGVESMTRVPMGLAVVLPAKEGFGVPKSPRQEERYPGIQFSQFMGAEMVAEKYGLTKDQLDEFGYTSHQRGIAATQAGAFKDEIVAVDGKDAEGNTVRHDVDEGIRFDVSLEGMKGVKLLREGGRITAATSSQICDGASGVMVVSEKALKEFNLTPLARVHHMSVMGHDPVIMLEAPIPATARALQKAGMKIDDIDLFEVNEAFASVPVAFAQHLNADPARINVNGGAIALGHPLGASGTKLMSTLLYALKKRGKRYGLQTMCEGGGLANVTIVEAL
- a CDS encoding GAF domain-containing protein, encoding MAEAFNDLTLTGSKGERYAAVAEEIASVLEGEPNRTARMATVCSMLAATFDHYFWTGFYVVDPDKPRELVVGPYQGTLGCLRIAFGRGVCGTAAETGRTQLVEDVHAFPGHIACDSRSASEVVVPVRDATGALIAVFDVDSEAPAAFDATDAEWLERILKQVFG